The following proteins come from a genomic window of Microtus ochrogaster isolate Prairie Vole_2 chromosome 7, MicOch1.0, whole genome shotgun sequence:
- the Tmem100 gene encoding transmembrane protein 100: MTEEPVKENLGSPKSPAPVKMEKNPKSEVVITTVPLVTEVQLMAATGGAELSCYRCIIPFAVVVFIAGIVVTAVAYSFNSHGSIISIFGLVLLSSGLILLVSSALCWKVRQRNKKVKRRESQTALVVNQRSLFA, translated from the coding sequence ATGACTGAAGAACCTGTAAAAGAGAACCTGGGATCCCCAAAGTCGCCTGCACCCgtgaaaatggagaaaaacccTAAGAGTGAAGTTGTGATCACCACAGTCCCCTTGGTCACTGAGGTTCAGCTGATGGCCGCCACAGGGGGTGCGGAACTCTCCTGCTACCGCTGCATCATCCCCTTTGCTGTGGTGGTCTTCATCGCGGGGATCGTCGTCACCGCCGTGGCTTACAGCTTCAATTCTCACGGTTCCATCATCTCCATCTTCGGCCTGGTCCTTCTATCCTCCGGACTTATTTTATTAGTCTCTAGCGCCTTGTGCTGGAAGGTGAGACAAAGGAATAAGAAAGTCAAGAGACGGGAGAGTCAGACGGCTCTTGTGGTAAATCAGAGAAGCTTGTTCGCGTAA